CTTGGTGGTGGTCCTTATTGCCGTCGCATTGCTGGCACTCAGTTTTCTCTTAGGAGCTTTGTCTTTCGCGGAACAACAGAAAATTCTGACTGATTTTGGTTTCCTGGCGATTCAAATAGCGGCCTTGGGTGTCTCTCTTTTTTCAGGTTCTTATCTACTTGCGAAAGAAATCGAAAAACAAACCTGTTTATTAATACTTTCTCGTCCCGTCAGTCGTGATCAATTTATCTTGGGAAAACTTTTTGGCGTTCTGGCTTTAAATACCCTTTTGATCAGTGCCTTGGCTTTGCTTTTGTGTGTTTTGTTAGGTCTTTGGAAAACACCGGAAGTCTTAGGAACTTACGCCATCATCTGCCTTAGCTTATGGTTTGAAAGTGCCATCATTCTTTGTCTGGTCATTTGTTTCAGTCTTATTGTTCGTCCGGTACTGGCGCTGGGTGCCGGAGTGATGGTGTTTCTTTTAGGACATTGGCTGGGCGATCTATCGTTCTTTGCTGAAAAAAGCAAAGAGGCGTTGTTCATCCAAGCAGTTCAGGTTTTCCACTGGATTACTCCCAATTTTTATCGCATGAACTGGAAGTCTTTTTACTTCCTGGAAAACGGTATCCCTGCGCAAAACGTTCTATGGATGGTCGCGCACATGACGGGATGGGCCCTTTTATTAGTTTTAATTACGAATTTCTTCTTCAGGAGAAAAGACATTGTTTGATCAGGACGTTTTCTTTCTTATCGTCTTCTTTATTCTGGGTGCTATTTTCGGAAGCTTCGGTAACGTTGTCATCTATCGTCTTCCTAAAGAGGAAAGTGTCGTTAAGCCTCGCAGTTATTGTTACAGCTGCAAAAAGCAAATCAAATGGTACGACAATATTCCAATTCTTAGCTGGTTTGTTTTGCGCGGTCGTTGCCGTAACTGTGGTGCCAAATTCTCTTTCCGCTATCCGCTAGTAGAAATCATCATGGCCTCGCTGTTTGCTCTCAGTTACCACTACGTAGGCTTTTCATGGTCTCTCCTTGAATACTTAATTTTTATCTTCGGCCTTGTGGTTTGTACCTTCATTGATTTTGACCATATGATTTTGCCCGATGAGTTCACTCTTTCGGGTATTGTTATTGGTTTGGTTGGAGCCGCTTTAAATCCTCACCGTGAATTTATGGACGCTTTTTTGGGTGTTCTCATGGGGGGCGGATTTTTGTGGGGTATGGCTTACGTTTACTACTTGCTCACAAAAAACGAAGGTATGGGTGGAGGAGATATCAAACTTCTTGCCTGGATTGGTGCGCTCTTAGGATGGAAGGCCATTCCCTTTGTGATCATGTCATCCGCCATCGTCGGAAGTGTCATTGGTATTATCATGTCCAGAAAACAGAAAGCTGGACTAAAGACGGTGATTCCTTTCGGTCCTTATCTAGCTTTAGGAGCGATTTTCTATCTTTTCGGCGGAGAGACTATCGCTCTTTGGTACTTTGACCTGTTCTTGCCCGGAGTCTAGCTTCGGCTAGACTTAGGACTATAAGCTCATATTCATCTGATTTGCTAGACCCCTTATTTGACATTCACGTTTCAACCAGAAATAATTTTATTATTTAGGACTTGTGTCTAAAGGACGTAAGTCTTTGAAAATACATCTGGTAGATACAACTGGGGAAGCAGCGTAAGCATGTTTTTTAAGTCAAAGAAAGTTATCGGACTCGATATCGGAACGAGTTCCATCAAGCTTGCTGAAATGGACTTCAATGGCAAAGGAGCCCAACTGCTTTCTTTTGGTTTCGCACCAACTCCTCCGAACGCCGTATCCGGTGGAGAAATCGTGGACATCGGCTCCGTCGGTGTAGCGATTCAATCCTTAGTAAATGAAGTTAAATCCAAACGCAAAAGTTTAGCGACAGCGATGTGGGGAACGGCGGTGATCGTAAAAAAAATCACGATCCCGCGCATGGATAAGAAGCTCATTAAAGATCAGATTCGCTTCGAAGCCGAACAGTACATTCCTTTTGATATCAACAACATCAGCTTAGCCCATCACATTCTCACTGGCAGTAGCTCTCCAGATACGATGGATATCTTGTTGATCGCGGCCCAGAACGAACTCGTCACTCAATACACTCAAGTTATTGAGATCAGCGGGCTTAACTGTGGCGTTTTAGATGTGAGCGGTTTTGCTCTCGCAAATGCCTTTGAATTGAACTACGGAAAAATTCCTGGCGAAGTGATTGGTCTTCTGAATTTCGGAGCCGCCATCACGAACTTCGTCGTGGTTCAAAATGGCGAAGTGATTTTCTGCCGTGATATCCCTGTTGGTGGCGCGAACTACACAAACGAAATCCATAAAGCGATGGGTGTGACGGTGGCTGAAGCCGAAGCATTGAAGCTAAGTGCAATTTCACGCCGTGAAGTTCCCGATGAAGTTCACTCTATCATCAGTGCAACAAATGAGGCAGTGACCGAAGAGATTCGCAGCAGTTTGGATTTCTTGAGCGCGACGACAAATGGTCTGGTTTTGAACCGTTGTTTCTACACGGGGGGAAGTTCTGCGACCTCAGGTCTGACAGAAACTGTTTCTCGCGTGACCGGCATTCTAATGGAACCGTTCAATCCGTTCTTGCGTGTCAAAGCCAATCCTAAAAAGTTCTCGCCAGAATACTTGGAACAAATCAGCTCTTTTGCGGCGGTTGTGACGGGCTTGGCACTGCGTGAAGTGGGGGATGCGACATGATTAAAATTAATCTTGCCACATCCACAGTCAGTCCTTCGGTAGGCGCTTCTTTAGGGATTTCTTCCGACGGCTTTGTTTCTCCAGATGAAGCCCGTAAGGAAGCGTTAAAGCGTCTGGTTCTTCTTTTGGTGGGACCGGCAGCTTTATATATTTATGAAAACCAGAACATCCCGGGAAAGATTGCTGATCTCAATGCTAAAACTCAAGTTTTAAGCGAACTGCAAAGTTATAACTCCCGTCAGGCCGCTTCAGTTGCTGAGATCAAGAAGTTTAAAGAAGATGAAGCTTTGATGGCTGCGCGTATTTCTGCATTGGAAAAACTGGCAAAAGATCGTCAAAGAGAAGTGCGTGTCTTGGACCTTTTGCAGTCTGTGATTCCTGAAAAAGCCTGGCTGACACGCGTGCAGATCAATCCGGATCGTGTGAATATTCAAGGTCTCGCCCTTAGCGATTTTGAAGTTTCAGCTTTCTTAGAAGCGTTAACTAAAAGCGTGTTTTTAATGGACGTTAATCTTGTCAGTTCCAGCGAAGTCACTCAAGACGGTTCGGTCCTTAAGAAGTTTGAAATCAGCTGCTTGTTGGAGAGACCCGAATGAATAAGTTTTTTGAAACTCTCGCAGCTCAACAAGTCAGTAAGATTCTGTTCATCGGTTTAGCGCTGACAGGGTTTTACTGGTACGCACTCTATGATGACGGCTCGGCTATTGATGCTCAAATCGCCAGCGTGACTCAGCAACTGCAGGAAGAAGAAAATAAAAAGAAAGATACCGACGCGACTTTAAAGCAAGTGCAAGAGATGCAAGAAAAAGTCGGGCAGCTTAGCCAAAAGTATCAAGAAATCTCTCGTCGTCTTCCTTCGGCGTTGTTTTCCATCGACATCAATAAAGCCATTGATGATTTCGCTCGTAATTCGGGCGTAAGTGTGAAGGCGAAAAAGCCTGCGGAAAACGTGAAGAAAGAAGTCGTTGAAGAAGTTCCTGTGGACGTGACCTTAGAGGGAACTTATGCCGAATTAGCGCAGTTCGCATTCATCGTTTCGAATGCAGAGCGTATGTCACGTGTGAAAAATGTGGTGGTAACAAGACCGGAGCCGGTAACGGGCGGTAAGTTGAAATTTGAAGGTCAGGTTGTCGGTTATAAGCTGGCTCCTGAAACCAAGAAACCTGAAGGTACGGAGACTCCCAAGTGAAGTCTGTAAGATGGATTGTATCTTACATTTTAGTTGCGGCGATTGGACTTTGGCTGGCATTTGCTGTCAGTGTGCGTTTCATCACGCCTGCGCAATCACAAGAAGCTCCTTCGGCAGGGGATCTTCCACCTGAATTTTTAAAAGAAGTGGAAGCGACCCAAGTTCCTCCGACCGGGGGAACACCGAAACCGGTAACACCTCCTGCGGGAAGTCCTCCGGCGGGTGCGCCATCGGCGGGAACGCCTCCCATGGATCCTCCAGCGGCGCAAGTACCGCCACCCGGGCAACCTAATGTTCCCCCTCCACCAATGGAAACTCAGTTTGGTGATGGAGCAACGGCGCCGGCTCCGCAAAATTCAAATATTCTTCCAGGTGATGGATATTCCTACGACCCAACAGGGAAAAGAGACCCGTTCAAACCATTTAGAACGATTCGGCCAACGGTCACAGACGCGGGTAAAGCCGCGGCCGAAGTCTTAGAGCCCTTGCAGCGTTGGGAAATTGATCGACTGCAAATCGTCGGTATTTTGTGGGACGTGACAACTCCAAGAGCCATGGTTCGTGATCCAGATGGAGCTGTGTTTACTGTAACTAAGAACTCTAAAATTGGCCGAAACGAAGGATTTGTAGCGGCGATCCGCGAGGGTGAAGTGGTCGTCATCGAAACAAGATACGACGACGGGAAATCCATCAAAGAGCCTCGCGTGTTAGAGTTGAGAAAATAGTTTTTAATACCTTAAGGAGGAGCTAATGAAAGGATTCATTAGATTATTAATCCTAAGTGCAATGATTGCATCTTTGACCTCTTGTGCAAGTCGCCCGGTGGAAGACGATGATTTGTCTTTGGACGGTGCTGAGTCTGCGGAAGTAGCGCCGGCTGATTCCGGTGCGCAAGATGATTTCGCCGAATTTGAAGATTCCGGTTCACAGCAGCAGGCAGAGGCCGCTCCCGCACCAGAAGGTGATCAGGATCTAGCGATTGAAGAAGAAGTCAATCAGTCGAGCGATGTTCCTCAGCAGGCGGAAACTATTCCTCCGACACCAGCTCCAGAAGAGACTTCGCCAACAGAAGATCCTTTCGCCGATACAACCGTCGCGGATGCGCCAACGCCAGCTCCTGAACCTGCTCCAGCACCAGATGTGCCTGCAGAATCAACGGTGACAGAGACAATTCCGACTCCAGTTGAAGAGTCGGCTCCGCAAGTCGCGAACAACGGTGAACCGGCAATGATCACGGACCTTCAGTTCAAATCCAACGAGACGGGTGGAACTGTGATTGTGAATGCCAACAAGCCTTTGACGTACACAACTCGTACGAACCCGGACTTGCGTCAGTTCATTATCGAAGTCGACAACGCCACTTTGCCAGATCGTTTGAAGCGTTCATTGAACACTCGCGATATCAAAGGCAGCGTAGGAGCTATTGATGCTTATCAAAATCCAGGCTCATCAACAGCTCGCTTTGTAATTCAACTTCGTGAAGGCGTTTCAGAGCCAACAGTTCAATCTGAAGGTAACGCTCTATTGATCGTGGCTAACAGCACTGGCGATACGAGTGTGGCTGAAGCGGCTCCGGTACAAGAACAACAAATTCTTCCAAGCCAAAATTTGCAAGAATTCCTAGCTGGAAACACTCAGTTCTACGGTAAAAAGATTTCGATCGAAACAAACAATATGGATATTCGCGACGCTTTAAACTTCATCACTGAAGAAAGTGGCGTGAACATGGTTCTTTCCGAAGACGTGAAAGGCAATATCAGCCTGAAACTTCGCCAAGTTCCTTGGGATCAAGCTTTGGTTGTGATCATGAAAGCAAAAAAACTTGGCTACACTCGCCAGGGCAATGTTTTGCGTATCGCTCCTTTGCAAGATTTAAGAGCGGAAGAAGATGATGCCAATAAACTGGCTCAAGCTCGCAAAAACATCGAACCATTAAAAGTTCGCATGTTCCCGGTGAGCTACGCTCGTGTGGATGAGCTGGAAAAGAAAATCAAAGATTTCTTGGGCGACCGTGGCCGCGTGGTGGGCGATGTTCGTACGAATGCTTTGGTGGTGACAGATATCGAAGAGAATTTAGAGCGTGCGGCAAAATTGATTGCAAGCTTAGACACTCAACCTCCGCAAGTCCTTGTCGAAGGTAAAATCGTCGAAGCCAAAGAAAGCTTCACACGTAACATCGGTGTGAACTGGGGAGCGACAGGTTCACCTATTAAGTTGGGATCCACATCTCGTGGTCCGGTGAATATGAATCCAAGTTTCAGCGTGAACCCGACAGCGAGCACTCCAGGAAACTTCAACTTAAATCTAAGTGTGGGTACTTTAGATGTCTTCGGTACTTTGCAAGCGGCGTTGTCTTTGTCTGAAACTGAAGAGCAGGTAAAAGTTATCTCTGCTCCAAGAATTATGACAATGACGAATGAAAAAGCCGACATCACTCAGACGACAGAGGTGCCGGTCCGTCAAGTGACTCAAAACGGGACAGCGACTCAGGAAACGTTCCAGTTCAAACCGTTAACAATGAAACTTGAGGTCACTCCTCAGGTGACAGCCGACGGTTCTGTTATAATGAAAGTGAACGTGAATAGACAGTTCCAAGGTGCTGACACGAGCGGTGCGGGCCAAGGGGCTTTTGCGGTGAACAGTCGTGAAGCCAACACTCGCGTTCTTGTGAAAAACGGTCAGACCGCAGTTATCGGTGGTATCTATCAGAGTGATGCCACAGACGGGGAACAAGGTGTTCCTTGGCTACGGGAAGTCCCTTACATCGGCTCCCTGTTTAAAGTGAAGAACGTGAGAAAAGATAAGACGGAACTTTTGGTATTCTTAACTCCAAGAATCATTGGGGCAGTTGATTCCTCAGGTCCGCAAACTCAAGACTTCTAAAAAAAGGAACGCGTATGAAGAAAATAATGTACGTTTTGCTCCTTCTAATGAGCGCGAACCTCGTAGCTTGTTCTCAGGATGATGGCAATGTGGAAGTGTCTATCACATCCTCGCCACTTCCTTTGATTCCGGCCACCGCGATCAGCTGTTTGGCTCAAGAAAACGCGGGCGACGACGTTGCAACAGCAGACATTTCTGCCAGCTACTTCAAAGTGCCAACGATCACGTTCAACCGCAAAGACACTAGCAAAACTTTAATCATTGCGTTCATCCGCGTATCTATTCAGATTCCGGGCAGTGCGACTCCAGTAACTTGCGAATATGGTGGTGACCAACTTGCAGCTCTTCGCGCGAACTGGTTTGCGAGTGCTACAAAAGAAGCGGCTGTACCGATTGGTGAAGTGTCCTATGCAACAACGTGTCCTATGTATTGCGGTGGAATCAACGCCACTAATCAGTTTGTGGCGACTGGTACTATGGAAGTCTTTGGTTTAGAGCGCGATGCCAACCAAGATGAAACTCCGGTGAAAGTTCAAACACCAATCACAATCCAAAGTTACTAGGTTCTAAGTTTTTAATGTACAAGCCCTGGCAGCGCCGGGGTTTTTGTTTTTTTGAATGCTCCTTCAAGTGAGAAAAAACTCAAAGCCGCCTATTCTCTAGCGTTTCTCCTTAAAAAGCTGGCTTAACCGAGGTGCTATTCTGCGCTGCCAACAGGTCGAGTAATAGATATTCAATTATTTTTGACTCGCTTTGGGTTGCCCACAATTTATTTTACGCAGGAAATCTGCGGGGCCGAAATGACAGTGCCCGAAACCCCAGATATTCCATAGCAAACAGTCCCATCAGTCTGCTTAACTTGATAGAGATAAGCGGTTGTACTTGAACCGGTGACAACCACGGAAACCGTCTCCACAAGTGTTCCATCCGAAAAAGCGCCATTAGCTTTAATACCAATATTCTGATTTTGCGCCACCGCTTGATAAGCCGCGACCGACCCACCAATCAGCATGGCAACCCCCGCCACAATAATTAAAGACTTTTGCATCTGCTCCTCCATGCATTCAGTGAACAAGCACCACTTTGCGTCGGCAACACAAACTCCTGCAATGTCAGCGTGTTAGCTAGCAGTTCCCAAAAGTCACACAATCTTTCAGTGCTTTCTGCGGGCAAATGGTTTAGGACAAGGGCATGGATCTTTTTTCTTCTTCCAACGCCGCTTTAAGTTCATCTCCGCTTTCTGAGATTCTTCGCCCAAAGAATCTAGATGAAATTATCGGCCAAGATAAAACATTGGGACCCAAATCGAAGCTGGGCCAAATGTTGCGAAAAGGATATCTACCTAGCCTTATTATTTGGGGGCCTCCGGGAACGGGTAAAACGACTTTCGCGTTGGCGCTGTCTCAACATTTCAATGCGCATTTCGAAAATATCAATGCGGTCGATGCAGGCGCAAAAGTTTTACGTGAAGTGGGAGAAAAGGGCCGCGATCGCCGATTGCAGTTCCAGCAAAAAACCGTTCTTTTTGTTGACGAGATTCACCGTTTTAATAAAGCCCAACAAGACGTCCTTTTGCCTTTCGTGGAAAAAGGCGATTTGGTCTTAGTCGGAGCGACAACGGAAAATCCCAGCTACGAGTTAAATCGAGCCCTTTTAAGTCGCTGTCGTGTCGTCGTTTTCGAACGTCTTTCAGAAGAGGACTTAAGTAAAATCGTTCTGCGCGCCGAATCTCATTATAAAAAGCCTTTAGAGCGCATTCTTACCAAAGAAGCTATCAACAATCTTTTAGAGTACTCCGACGGAGATGCCCGTCGCCTCATCAACAGTCTTGAAATCCTTTATAACTTTACAAAGGATCAAGAAGACGGGGAGCGCCTCGACGTCAATGACATGCGCGAGCTTTTGCAACAAAATCCCTTGGGTTACGACAAAAGCTCCGAGATGCACTATGATCTTATCTCTGCTTTCATTAAAAGTGTGCGCGGAAGTGATCCTGACGCCGCCGTTTACTATTTAGCTCGCATGATTGACGGCGGAGAAGATCCTATCTTTATCGCCCGTCGTCTGATCATCCTTGCCTCTGAAGATATCGGAAACGCCGATCCCCGCGCAATCTCTGTAGCTGTTTCTGGTTTGCAGGCCGTAGAGGCTATTGGTCTTCCCGAAGGGGCTATCACTCTTTCGCAGGTAACGACTTATCTAGCTTGTTGCCCGAAATCCAACGCTTCTTATATGGCGCTAAATAACGCCCGCGCCTTAGTGGAAAAAACCCGCACTCAACCAGTGCCTCTTCATCTAAGATCTGCAAAAACGGCTCTAGCTAAAGACTTAGGCTACGGCCGTGACTATAGATATCCCCACAATTATCCAACGGGTTGGGTAGAGCAAAACTATCTGCCTGAAGAGCTAGAGACAGAACCACTCTATGAGCCGACAAATAGGGGCTTCGAAAAAAATATCCGAGATTATCTAAATTGGATGAAAGGTCAAAAGCCTGAGAAATAAAAAAAGAGAAAGGGATCACCTTTCTCTTTTTTTATTTTCGGAGCTTGCGAAGTCTATATAGCTCTTTGCGCGCAAACACAGATGCAACCCTGCGCACCTTGAGCGGTGTGCGAGTGCTTTGTGTTGGCAGGAATTTCCACACGATCGCCAGGGCGAAGAACAAACTGATTTCCAGAGATATTAAAGATCATTTCTCCAGAAACAATAACACGAACTTCTGCGAACGGATGGCGATGATCCTGCACTTTCATTTGCGGCTCGTAAACTTCGTCGTAAGGTTCCAAGCCTTCTGATTCAAGAATCATATGAACCTGTTCTTTGCTTGGAACGATCGGAGCTTGCCAGCGTGTGATGATCATAAGTTGCCTCTTTCGAATCCCTTTATCTCAAATCGGCACAGCGAAAACAAGTCACGGTGCCGCTGAATCTCTTGATGAAACACTATCACGAAACTTTGTTCAAATTGCGACAGGATAAGGGACCTGTTTATCATCTTTTTGTGTTTTCTCGTTAAGTCCTTTTGTGGATTGTCGATACCTAACATGTAAGAGAGGGACACCCTGTATTTAGGGGAGGGGTATTTTGAGCATTAAATCTAAATCGACACATGCTGAATTAGATCACATCTTGAATTTTGTCGATGCATCGAAGGGTCTTCGTGCAAAGATCAACGAGTCAGGACGAGTTCAAATTCGTCAGGACCTAGACGGAAAACTATTCAGTTTTAATTCTCAAGATGTAAACGAAGTCCTTCATCGTGCAGACTCAGAAGGTAAGCCGTTCGTGCAAGTGAACTTTAAGAATGGAACGAAAGTTCTTCTGACGGAAACGCTTGTAGGCTTTAAACCTCTTGAAACTTTAGGTTTGGACATGGGCCGCATCCCTAAAGTGGTGACGACACCTGATTTAGTAAGCGTTTTTGATGCTATCGAAGAGTCTCTAGGGGCTGATAATGGTCTTGATCACGAGGTTGAGATCCTAAAAAAGGTCTACATGGCTATTGTTTCTGGTGGAGAAAAGGTCGGTTTCGATCTAACCACAGAAAGATTATGGCTAAACAGACTTATCGCGTCAAAATTCAAAGCCAGCGCTTAATTTTACGTAAAATCAGACACTTAAATCAAAGTTGCTAAAAACCGAGGCAGAGACCTCGGTTTACTTATTAGGCAACTTCGACCGCGGAATTAAATTTTCGAAAAAAAGCTATTGACCTTTTGGGGCCGTTACGAGAAAACAGCTCCACTTTGTTCGGGGGCATAGCTCAGCTGGGAGAGCATCTGATTTGCATTCAGAAGGTCGCAGGTTCGATCCCTGTTGCCTCCACCAATTTTCTTTATTTCATGACGTTCGTCTCGGACCGAAAAAAATAAAGAAAGAACATTGACGGGGACAAAAAAATCATTAAGATTGGTTCCTCGCGCTTCGGTAACGAAGCTTTGAATTAAGAATTTTCGCTCTTTGAAAACTGAATAGCTAGAATGATAGATTTTTGGGCTCTTAGAATATTAAGTAATTAATATTCACAATTTCAAAAATAAATTCGAACAAACACAGCGTAAGCTAGTTGTTTGGTTGAGAACAGAATTATAACTGGAGAGTTTGATTCTGGCTCAGAACAAACGCTGGCGGCGTGCCTAATACATGCAAGTCGAACGGGGAAAGTAGCAATATGAGTACTAGTGGCGCACGGGTGAGTAACGCGTGGATAATCTGCCTTGAAGAGGGGGATAACTAGTCGAAAGATTAGCTAATACCGCATAAGACCACAAGAACTGAGGTTCAAGGGGTCAAAGGTTTTTCGCTTCAAGATGAGTCCGCGTAAGATTAGCTAGTTGGTGAGGTAATGGCTCACCAAGGCAACGATCTTTAACTGGTCTGAGAGGATGATCAGTCACACTGGAACTGAGACACGGTCCAGACTCCTACGGGAGGCAGCAGTAGGGAATATTGCACAATGGAGGAAACTCTGATGCAGCGACGCCGCGTGAGTGATGAAGGCCTTCGGGTCGTAAAGCTCTGTCGCAGGGGAATAACACAATGAATGTACCCTGTAAGAAAGGATCGGCTAACTTCGTGCCAGCAGCCGCGGTAAGACGAGGGATCCTAGCGTTGTTCGGAATCATTGGGCGTAAAGCGGGTGTAGGTGGCTTTGTAAGTCAGATGTGAAAGCCCAGGGCTCAACCCTGGAAGTGCATTTGATACTGCGAAGCTTGAGTGCTAGAGAGGTTACTAGAATTCTTGGTGTAGTGGTGAAATACGTAGATATCAAGAGGAATACCGGTGGCGAAGGCGGGTAACTGGCTAGACACTGACACTCAGACCCGAAAGCGTGGGGATCAAACAGGATTAGATACCCTGGTAGTCCACGCCGTAAACGATGGATACTTGTTGTTGGAGGTATTGACCCCTTCAGTGACGAAGCTAACGCGTTAAGTATCCCGCCTGGGGAGTACGGTCGCAAGATTAAAACTCAAAGAAATTGACGGGGGCCCGCACAAGCGGTGGAGCATGTGGTTTAATTCGATGCAACGCGAAGAACCTTACCTAGGCTTGACATGTACTGGAAGATTGGCGGAAACGTCGTCGCCCGCAAGGGCCGGTACACAGGTGCTGCATGGCTGTCGTCAGCTCGTGTCGTGAGATGTTGGGTTAAGTCCCGCAACGAGCGCAACCCCTGCATTTAGTTGCCAGCATTCAGTTGGGCACTCTAAATGGACTGCCGGTGTTAAACCGGAGGAAGGTGGGGATGACGTCAAGTCCTCATGGCCCTTATGCCTAGGGCTACACACGTGCTACAATGGTGGTCACAAACTGAAGCGAAGCCGCAAGGTGGAGCAAATCGGAGAAAAGCCATCTAAGTTCAGATTGATCTCTGCAACTCGAGATCATGAAGTTGGAATCGCTAGTAATCGCGGATCAGAATGCCGCGGTGAATACGTTCCCGGGCCTTGTACACACCGCCCGTCACACCATGAAAGTCGGCTGTACCAGAAGTCGCTGCGCTAACCGCAAGGAGGCAGGCGCCCAAGGTATGGTCGATGATTGGGGTGAAGTCGTAACAAGGTAGCCGTAGGGGAACCTGCGGCTGGATCACCTCCTTTCTAAGGATTATCCGGTCAATCTTCACTCGGGACTTGTTCTCGAGTAAGTTAAAATGACCCAATCTTAGGTCAACTCACTCTTCCCGAGTGGGTGAGTCCCAAAAATCTTATCTAGCTATTTAGTTTTGAAAGAGTGAAAGCTCTTTACCTCGCATCTAACAAGGGCCAGTAGCTCAGTTGGTTAGAGCACACGCTTGATAAGCGTGGGGTCGGAAGTTCGAGTCTTCCCTGGCCCACCAACTAATTGAGTTGGACTGTTGGTGTGAGAAGAGTTTTTGCTGAA
This sequence is a window from Bdellovibrio bacteriovorus. Protein-coding genes within it:
- a CDS encoding ABC transporter permease gives rise to the protein MAKVWALARTTLREMLRERVFLVVVLIAVALLALSFLLGALSFAEQQKILTDFGFLAIQIAALGVSLFSGSYLLAKEIEKQTCLLILSRPVSRDQFILGKLFGVLALNTLLISALALLLCVLLGLWKTPEVLGTYAIICLSLWFESAIILCLVICFSLIVRPVLALGAGVMVFLLGHWLGDLSFFAEKSKEALFIQAVQVFHWITPNFYRMNWKSFYFLENGIPAQNVLWMVAHMTGWALLLVLITNFFFRRKDIV
- a CDS encoding prepilin peptidase, with the translated sequence MFDQDVFFLIVFFILGAIFGSFGNVVIYRLPKEESVVKPRSYCYSCKKQIKWYDNIPILSWFVLRGRCRNCGAKFSFRYPLVEIIMASLFALSYHYVGFSWSLLEYLIFIFGLVVCTFIDFDHMILPDEFTLSGIVIGLVGAALNPHREFMDAFLGVLMGGGFLWGMAYVYYLLTKNEGMGGGDIKLLAWIGALLGWKAIPFVIMSSAIVGSVIGIIMSRKQKAGLKTVIPFGPYLALGAIFYLFGGETIALWYFDLFLPGV
- the pilM gene encoding type IV pilus assembly protein PilM, with the protein product MFFKSKKVIGLDIGTSSIKLAEMDFNGKGAQLLSFGFAPTPPNAVSGGEIVDIGSVGVAIQSLVNEVKSKRKSLATAMWGTAVIVKKITIPRMDKKLIKDQIRFEAEQYIPFDINNISLAHHILTGSSSPDTMDILLIAAQNELVTQYTQVIEISGLNCGVLDVSGFALANAFELNYGKIPGEVIGLLNFGAAITNFVVVQNGEVIFCRDIPVGGANYTNEIHKAMGVTVAEAEALKLSAISRREVPDEVHSIISATNEAVTEEIRSSLDFLSATTNGLVLNRCFYTGGSSATSGLTETVSRVTGILMEPFNPFLRVKANPKKFSPEYLEQISSFAAVVTGLALREVGDAT
- a CDS encoding PilN domain-containing protein, with the translated sequence MIKINLATSTVSPSVGASLGISSDGFVSPDEARKEALKRLVLLLVGPAALYIYENQNIPGKIADLNAKTQVLSELQSYNSRQAASVAEIKKFKEDEALMAARISALEKLAKDRQREVRVLDLLQSVIPEKAWLTRVQINPDRVNIQGLALSDFEVSAFLEALTKSVFLMDVNLVSSSEVTQDGSVLKKFEISCLLERPE
- the pilO gene encoding type 4a pilus biogenesis protein PilO; the protein is MNKFFETLAAQQVSKILFIGLALTGFYWYALYDDGSAIDAQIASVTQQLQEEENKKKDTDATLKQVQEMQEKVGQLSQKYQEISRRLPSALFSIDINKAIDDFARNSGVSVKAKKPAENVKKEVVEEVPVDVTLEGTYAELAQFAFIVSNAERMSRVKNVVVTRPEPVTGGKLKFEGQVVGYKLAPETKKPEGTETPK
- a CDS encoding pilus assembly protein PilP — its product is MKSVRWIVSYILVAAIGLWLAFAVSVRFITPAQSQEAPSAGDLPPEFLKEVEATQVPPTGGTPKPVTPPAGSPPAGAPSAGTPPMDPPAAQVPPPGQPNVPPPPMETQFGDGATAPAPQNSNILPGDGYSYDPTGKRDPFKPFRTIRPTVTDAGKAAAEVLEPLQRWEIDRLQIVGILWDVTTPRAMVRDPDGAVFTVTKNSKIGRNEGFVAAIREGEVVVIETRYDDGKSIKEPRVLELRK
- a CDS encoding type IV pilus secretin PilQ, whose translation is MKGFIRLLILSAMIASLTSCASRPVEDDDLSLDGAESAEVAPADSGAQDDFAEFEDSGSQQQAEAAPAPEGDQDLAIEEEVNQSSDVPQQAETIPPTPAPEETSPTEDPFADTTVADAPTPAPEPAPAPDVPAESTVTETIPTPVEESAPQVANNGEPAMITDLQFKSNETGGTVIVNANKPLTYTTRTNPDLRQFIIEVDNATLPDRLKRSLNTRDIKGSVGAIDAYQNPGSSTARFVIQLREGVSEPTVQSEGNALLIVANSTGDTSVAEAAPVQEQQILPSQNLQEFLAGNTQFYGKKISIETNNMDIRDALNFITEESGVNMVLSEDVKGNISLKLRQVPWDQALVVIMKAKKLGYTRQGNVLRIAPLQDLRAEEDDANKLAQARKNIEPLKVRMFPVSYARVDELEKKIKDFLGDRGRVVGDVRTNALVVTDIEENLERAAKLIASLDTQPPQVLVEGKIVEAKESFTRNIGVNWGATGSPIKLGSTSRGPVNMNPSFSVNPTASTPGNFNLNLSVGTLDVFGTLQAALSLSETEEQVKVISAPRIMTMTNEKADITQTTEVPVRQVTQNGTATQETFQFKPLTMKLEVTPQVTADGSVIMKVNVNRQFQGADTSGAGQGAFAVNSREANTRVLVKNGQTAVIGGIYQSDATDGEQGVPWLREVPYIGSLFKVKNVRKDKTELLVFLTPRIIGAVDSSGPQTQDF
- a CDS encoding replication-associated recombination protein A → MDLFSSSNAALSSSPLSEILRPKNLDEIIGQDKTLGPKSKLGQMLRKGYLPSLIIWGPPGTGKTTFALALSQHFNAHFENINAVDAGAKVLREVGEKGRDRRLQFQQKTVLFVDEIHRFNKAQQDVLLPFVEKGDLVLVGATTENPSYELNRALLSRCRVVVFERLSEEDLSKIVLRAESHYKKPLERILTKEAINNLLEYSDGDARRLINSLEILYNFTKDQEDGERLDVNDMRELLQQNPLGYDKSSEMHYDLISAFIKSVRGSDPDAAVYYLARMIDGGEDPIFIARRLIILASEDIGNADPRAISVAVSGLQAVEAIGLPEGAITLSQVTTYLACCPKSNASYMALNNARALVEKTRTQPVPLHLRSAKTALAKDLGYGRDYRYPHNYPTGWVEQNYLPEELETEPLYEPTNRGFEKNIRDYLNWMKGQKPEK
- a CDS encoding cupin domain-containing protein, giving the protein MIITRWQAPIVPSKEQVHMILESEGLEPYDEVYEPQMKVQDHRHPFAEVRVIVSGEMIFNISGNQFVLRPGDRVEIPANTKHSHTAQGAQGCICVCAQRAI